A stretch of Thermus oshimai DSM 12092 DNA encodes these proteins:
- a CDS encoding peptidoglycan D,D-transpeptidase FtsI family protein — protein MTAGIQRVQLVLLGAFLYLVLLALGVHALVAQAPRPTPAPKALPVPRGGLYAADGTPLVLTLNGERVYPLGESAGQLVGFGERQSGRGLEGLERDLNGALAAGRSFTLTLDPWVQALAERALWKGFARSRAAFATAVVLDPEGRILAVANAPRFHPEAPRKNPEEDLSWRNHAFLVPLEPGSTMKALTAAMLLEEGAADLGTRVEAPMAQEVEGWTIRDVVPHPPVLTLEEVLKYSSNVGISRLAEGLPKTTFFTYMEKLHLTDPKPLPGLRVAAPLYQEPETWSRAAYANHTFGQGFLVTPLHLAAAFNALVDGRYRPPVLFQGQERPPERVFSQETARAIRSALVRGLAPRAHLPGYPLAGKTGTAQVVVEGRYSREVFTAWFAGFVSGDRPLFTVVVAVHHPKGEVHGSQVAAPIFRELAAGLLAYRGVPPMLEGGE, from the coding sequence GTGACCGCAGGGATCCAGCGGGTGCAGCTCGTCCTACTTGGGGCCTTCTTGTACCTGGTCCTCCTGGCCCTAGGGGTGCACGCCCTGGTGGCCCAAGCCCCAAGGCCCACCCCCGCCCCCAAGGCCCTGCCCGTGCCCCGGGGGGGGCTTTACGCCGCGGACGGGACCCCTCTGGTCCTCACCCTTAACGGGGAGCGGGTTTACCCCTTGGGGGAAAGCGCCGGCCAGCTTGTGGGGTTCGGGGAAAGGCAGAGCGGGCGGGGCCTCGAGGGCCTGGAGCGGGACCTGAACGGGGCCCTGGCCGCGGGGCGCTCCTTCACCCTCACCCTGGACCCCTGGGTCCAGGCCCTGGCGGAGCGGGCCCTCTGGAAGGGGTTCGCCAGAAGCCGGGCCGCCTTCGCCACCGCGGTGGTCCTGGACCCGGAGGGGCGGATCCTGGCGGTGGCCAACGCCCCCCGCTTCCACCCCGAGGCCCCGAGGAAGAACCCTGAGGAGGACCTTTCCTGGCGGAACCACGCCTTCCTGGTCCCCCTGGAGCCCGGCTCCACCATGAAGGCCCTCACCGCGGCCATGCTCCTGGAGGAGGGGGCGGCGGACCTAGGGACGCGGGTGGAGGCCCCCATGGCCCAGGAGGTGGAGGGCTGGACCATCCGGGACGTGGTGCCCCACCCCCCCGTCCTCACCCTGGAGGAGGTGCTCAAGTACTCCTCCAACGTGGGCATCAGCCGCCTGGCGGAAGGTCTACCCAAAACCACCTTCTTCACCTATATGGAAAAGCTCCATCTCACCGACCCCAAGCCCCTCCCCGGCCTCCGGGTGGCCGCCCCCCTCTACCAGGAACCGGAGACCTGGAGCCGGGCGGCCTACGCCAACCACACCTTTGGCCAAGGGTTTTTGGTGACCCCTTTGCACCTGGCCGCGGCCTTCAACGCCCTGGTGGACGGGCGCTACCGCCCCCCCGTGCTCTTCCAGGGGCAGGAGAGGCCCCCGGAGCGGGTCTTCTCCCAGGAGACCGCAAGGGCCATCCGAAGCGCCTTGGTGCGGGGCCTCGCCCCCCGGGCCCACCTCCCAGGCTACCCCCTCGCGGGCAAGACGGGCACGGCCCAGGTGGTGGTGGAGGGGCGCTACTCCCGGGAGGTCTTCACCGCTTGGTTTGCGGGCTTCGTGTCCGGGGACCGGCCCCTTTTCACCGTGGTGGTGGCCGTACACCACCCCAAGGGGGAGGTCCACGGGAGCCAAGTGGCGGCCCCCATCTTCCGGGAGCTGGCCGCGGGGCTCTTGGCCTACCGGGGGGTTCCCCCTATGCTGGAGGGCGGTGAGTAG